The window CTTTTTTCATGCCCTTGCCACCGGAGACGATTATATCCCGGTCCTGGATGTTGACGTCGTCCTCCTGGAAACGCTCATGTCCAAGGGGCTTGATCCGGCTCTCGAAGCATTGATCCGTAAAGGTCATCGCCGTGACACGGCCCCTTCTATCGGGATTCGGTGCTGGGATGGCAAAGGTCCTAGGTCTGACGGTGGCCATCTGCGGACGGCGCTCGGGTGTTTTTATGGTGGCCATGATGTTACCGCCGATAGCCGGGCGCGTTTGAAGGAGCAGTCCCGTATCGGGGTCGATCTCAAGCTCCGTGCAGTCGGCGGTCAAGCCCGTCCCCAACATGGCAGCGACGGCGGGCATAATGGTTCGACCCGATGTTGTAGCTGGGGCCAGCACCATTTCAGGGTCGATCTCTTCTATTATTCTGCATAGAATCTTGGAATGAACCTCCTGATCGAAGAGGCTCAAACGGTCATCCCGGACACAAAGAACCCGATCTGCTCCGTAGTGGACCAGCGTTTCCGGTTCCGTATCAATCTCGGAGTACATCAACAGGGTTGAAACCTCAATCCCCAGATTGTCGGCTAGAAGGCGAGCTTTTGAAGTCAACTCCAAGGTCGCTGAATGGAGACATCCAGATCTTATCTCTCCGAGAACGAGAAAGCCCTTTGAGGGAGACCCTCGTCTCATGGCAAGGCCGCCTTCCCAAGAATGCCGCGGCTTTCAAGTTCCTCGAGTAGTTCCTTGATCCCTTCCCAGATTTCTTCTCCTTTGAAAAGCCTCGGCGTCCTCTCAATCTGAGGGTGGAATATCTTTACAACCCTGGTAGCAGACCCATTCAGTCCTGTTTCATCGGGTGATAGGCCAAGGAAGTCCAAGCCCTGGACTGGGAAAGCGGCTCTGCGGGCTGCTTTCTTTCCTGAAAGGGTCGGCATGGACGGTTCGTTGATGTTCCTGAGGACCGTCAGCAGGCAGGGCAGG of the Thermovirga sp. genome contains:
- a CDS encoding electron transfer flavoprotein subunit alpha/FixB family protein encodes the protein MRRGSPSKGFLVLGEIRSGCLHSATLELTSKARLLADNLGIEVSTLLMYSEIDTEPETLVHYGADRVLCVRDDRLSLFDQEVHSKILCRIIEEIDPEMVLAPATTSGRTIMPAVAAMLGTGLTADCTELEIDPDTGLLLQTRPAIGGNIMATIKTPERRPQMATVRPRTFAIPAPNPDRRGRVTAMTFTDQCFESRIKPLGHERFQEDDVNIQDRDIIVSGGKGMKKEDKFSLLRELAGLLDGGVGASRAAVDNKWIGYSHQVGLSGKVVAPKVYFAVGISGSVQHLAGMQTAELVVAINKDPEAPIFRVADIGLCGDLFDIVPRVIEGIRAREGVSG